A region of the Stieleria neptunia genome:
GATTGGTTGTACGAACGACACCCCGATTTGCTGGCCGCGGAATGGCAAAGCATCATCGACCGATCGGCCCAACACACGCGGATCCTGTGGCGCAGTGCGGCACTGGATGTTGACTTCGTCGATCCCGTGACGGTCCAAGCTAACGGCGCGCACGTCCAACTGGGAGAACTGCTTCGCTACCAAAAAGAATTGGCGGCTCAGTTGCATGTCACCGATCGTGTCCACACCTACGGCAGCTTCTACATCGCCGATCTGAACGGTGTCGCAGCATGAGCAGCACGGGCATCACCAAGGGCACCGGCAACCAACAGACCGTGGCCCAGAAATCGGCCTGGGCCAGCGACCTGCGCGTGATCTGGCACCTGCTGGCTCATCCGGTGCGGGGAAAGACGCACGCCGAGCGGTTGGAGAGTTTTTACAGCGGCCAGGCGTCCGACTACGACTCGTTTCGTTCACGTCTGCTACACGGTCGTGACGAATTGATCGACGGCCTGGATTTTCCGATCGGTGGGGTTTGGGCCGACCTGGGGGCCGGAACCGGCGAGAACATCCTGCGGGCCGGTGATCGCTGCGCGGGTTTAAGGCACATTCATGTGGTCGATCTTTCGCCGTCGTTGCTGGACGTCGCACGCGACCGATTGAGCGACGCGGGAATCACCAATGCCCAGGTTGCACTGGCCGATGTGACGCGTTGGGATCAAGCCGATGAAAGCGCCGACATCGTGACGTTTTCCTATTCCCTGACCATGGTCCCCGACTGGTTCGAAGCGATCGAACAGGCGTATCGGATCTTGAAACCGGGCGGCGTGATCGGTGTCGTGGATTTTTATGTGTCGCGAAAGTACGCCGCCCACGGGCATCGACAACATCACTGGCTTCGCCGATCGTTCTGGACCCATTGGTTCGGTGCGGATAATGTATTTCTAAGCCCCGATCACACCGCGATGCTGCACCGCAAGTTTGAGGTCACGCGTTTCAGCGAGCGACTGGGAAAAGTTCCCTATCTGCCGTTGATCCGAGCGCCTTACTATTTGTTTGTCGGGACGAAGCGAGGCACCGATGTCCGTTGAGACCCTTGTCCCGGCGGCAACAAGACCGCATGGCATCTGTCACGATCAGGCCACAGCGTCTCGTCTGCAACCCTCCCGCGGCGGGCCTTCGGATCGATCGACGGTCGCGGCGGATTGGACGCGACTGTGTCGTGGGTTTCTCCGCTGCCATCGGCGTCCGATCAATGTGGCGTTGCACCTGTTCACCACGCCCCTGGGCCTGTTCGGTGTCTACGCGCTTGTCGCAGGGCTCAGCCCGATCGCGGTGGCCCCGATCGCGGTGGCCCTGGTTGCGACGATCCAAATCGCGGTCGTTGTCGCGTTGGTGCCTGCGGGGATCGCGGGCATCCACGCCGTCGCCGTTTCGATGATCGCCGCGTCGGCCGTTCTGATCACGCCGCCTCTCGGATGGGCGGTGGCCGCGGTCGTCGCCGGCTACATCGGACAAGACCTCGCACACTGGTTTGCCAGAGAGCCGACGTTTCAAAGCACGTACCGGGATTCGAACCGCTGGTGGAAACGTTTCGTCGAGCACACGCTCTTGCTCTTGCCAGTTTTGATTGCGGTTGCCGGTCGCTGGCGCCAATCGCCGCTGCGGTTGCTGGTCGCCCGCAAGGCCGTGCTCAAAACAAAACTCACCGGCCGGCAACATGAATCCGACTTCGCCACGATCCTGCAGTGGGTCCGCGAGAAACAGCCGAACGTTTCCCAAAGCACGCACTGGTGGCACACCGATCTGTCGGAAGGTGCGGCCGAGTCGTTTCGGCGACTGGGAGACTCGCAAACGCTGATGAAAAGGATTCGCTCGTTTCACGGCAGCGGATATGACGTCCAGCCCGTCGGTGGCATGAACGAGTTGTACGTCACCGGCCCACCGAAGACGACGTCTTCGGACAGCGTTTTTTACATGGGACATGTCGACGGTCCCTGGGCGATCTTTCCGGGAGCACGCTTGTACCGATGCATGTTGTCGCTGAACCAGAACCTGGAAGTGACAACCCACTTTCCGATGTCGCATCCAGACTACGGTGAACCGGAAAGCCATCGTCTGCAACACGGCGACGCGGTCGCGTTCGACTTCAATCGCGAATTGCACTACATCACGCGTCAGGTGGATGCGCGCCAAACCGTGCCCCGGGTCAACCTGAAATTACACTTCGTCGCCTACCCTCGCGGCATGCGCTGGTACGGAAACCTGTTGGGGCGATTGACCACCTGGTACGACATCCGTGCCCGCAATCTGTTCGTCCAGACGATCAATCCCAATGGAACGTTGCTGGCGATCAAAGCCCGCTGGGTGCTCGGCTGGACACGTCTGTTCGAACTGGCGGTGCGGTTTTGCGGCTGGACCAATCTGGCCTATGTCGCGACGGCGATGTTATTGAGTGTCGCATTTGGAAACGCCACGATCTTGATTGCGGCAACAAGTTTTGTGCACTACGCGATCTACGTCGGCACGTTGCAAGAACGGACACCGGTTTCCTTCGGCACGTTTCGCCGCGACGCGATGTTTTTCAAAACGCTGGCGATGGCGCAGCTTTTGGGGCTGTACGC
Encoded here:
- a CDS encoding class I SAM-dependent methyltransferase, which gives rise to MSSTGITKGTGNQQTVAQKSAWASDLRVIWHLLAHPVRGKTHAERLESFYSGQASDYDSFRSRLLHGRDELIDGLDFPIGGVWADLGAGTGENILRAGDRCAGLRHIHVVDLSPSLLDVARDRLSDAGITNAQVALADVTRWDQADESADIVTFSYSLTMVPDWFEAIEQAYRILKPGGVIGVVDFYVSRKYAAHGHRQHHWLRRSFWTHWFGADNVFLSPDHTAMLHRKFEVTRFSERLGKVPYLPLIRAPYYLFVGTKRGTDVR
- a CDS encoding methyltransferase; translated protein: MSVETLVPAATRPHGICHDQATASRLQPSRGGPSDRSTVAADWTRLCRGFLRCHRRPINVALHLFTTPLGLFGVYALVAGLSPIAVAPIAVALVATIQIAVVVALVPAGIAGIHAVAVSMIAASAVLITPPLGWAVAAVVAGYIGQDLAHWFAREPTFQSTYRDSNRWWKRFVEHTLLLLPVLIAVAGRWRQSPLRLLVARKAVLKTKLTGRQHESDFATILQWVREKQPNVSQSTHWWHTDLSEGAAESFRRLGDSQTLMKRIRSFHGSGYDVQPVGGMNELYVTGPPKTTSSDSVFYMGHVDGPWAIFPGARLYRCMLSLNQNLEVTTHFPMSHPDYGEPESHRLQHGDAVAFDFNRELHYITRQVDARQTVPRVNLKLHFVAYPRGMRWYGNLLGRLTTWYDIRARNLFVQTINPNGTLLAIKARWVLGWTRLFELAVRFCGWTNLAYVATAMLLSVAFGNATILIAATSFVHYAIYVGTLQERTPVSFGTFRRDAMFFKTLAMAQLLGLYAWHFDHHYGSLALVVAGFALAGYAARVLGMRRTLFSAELGFDAPQRVDRFPYGTIGHPMILGAMIGIGGMALAEGFRIDYGWLIAAHIACYALVLVHELKMRNRRACALPL